GATTTTGCGGACGATTTCTTCTGTACTACCGAACAGCAAATGCGACCCAGTGATGTCTAAAAAACATTCATCAATACTATAAACGTGAATAAACTCAGCGGGAACATAACGTCTGAAAATGGCTTGGATCATCGCATTTACTTTTAAATATAGTTTCATTCGCGGGGGTGCGATAATAATTCGCTTGTCCCAAGTTGGAAGTTCATACATTCTCGAGCCGGTTTTGATGTGGTGGACTTGTTTCATTTTCGGTGTTGCTGCTAAAACAAGGCCACCAGCTCGGTCAGCGTTACTCATGACAACTAAATAAGCTTCCAGCGGATTCAGCCGACGTTTGACACATTCAACCGAGGCGAAAAAACGATTTAATATCAATGCATAAAATATCACGGCGCGGTGCACGGCTATAATCTTCTACTTGTACCATTTGTCGACACTCCTTTCTTCTACATTTCGAATAGCAGAGAAGGAAAGCGGGATAATACCTTCAGAGTTTTTAAGATAGATAGTGTTGTTTTCCACTCCTGAAATACGGCCGATAATGTCGTTTTCAGGATTTGCTTCTGGATCTAGTGGCTTTTTCTGGATAACAAGCATAGACTGATGCGTCATCGCGCTAGCTAGTACGCTCTCAATAAATTCTGTAGTCATAGCTTCTTTCCATACTAACGTTGGCTCGGCGTTTTGCATTGCCTCCGTATGCTCACTCAATAAAAAACCGCCCCATTTCTTCATGCCGCGATCTTGGTAGCTCATATGATGACACCTCCAATATTTCCAATAATTAGCTGTTGCTTAAATACATTATACGAACAAACGTTCTTGTTTGCAATGCGTAAATGTTCTCATTTGTGATATTAAAACGGGAACAAATTACTATTTGTGAACAATTAATAAAATGGATATAAAAAACGACCAAGCCTATAAGAGACTTGGTCGTTATTATTTTTTAAGCGTGGCTGTCTTCGTACGCTGTAATTTGTCCAACACGGTTTGCATGTCGGCCGCCTTCGTACTCGGTGTTTAGCCAAATTTTGACAATATCTTCTGCTAAACCTGGGCCTATGACTCTCGCTCCAAGTGCAAGGACATTTGTATCATTATGTTCGCGAGTTGCATGAGCGCTAAATGTATCACCAACAAGCGCGCAACGAATACCTTTTACTTTATTGGCCGCAATACTCATGCCAATTCCCGTGCCGCAAACTAAAATACCGCGATCGACTTCTTGGTTCACGACTTTTTCACTAACGGTAATAGCAAGTCCCGGATAATCCACTGATTCCGGTGCTTCTGGACCAAATTCTTCATAACTAATACCAACACTTTCAAGATAAGAAATAATACTTTTGCGTAATTCAATTCCGCCATGGTCTGAAGCAATGGCAACTTTACTAACTGTCATTTTTTCTCCTCCTGCCGTATAATCAATAACTTCATTATACATGAATTAAAGTTTTTCGACAGTCTTTCTATTGCGCCATGGTTTTGCGTGAACAATGATAACGTCACAAGGTGCATGAGCGGCCGTATATTCAGAAACACTACCAAGAATAAATTGCTCCGTTGCGGAAAGTCCAGTCGCACCAACTAAAATTAAATCGGGTTCGAAATTCCGTGTTATTTTTTTATTAAAAGTAGTTTTTGGCGTACCAAAGTGAACAAAAGTTTCGACCTGCGCCACGCCAGCTTTTTCTGCCTCTTTTTTGTACATTTCAACTAGTTCTTCTCCGTAAGCTTTGGCTTTTTTTGCATAGGTTTGTTCATAATCGATTAATGGTGCAATCCGACGAACATCCGCGACAAAGCCAATACCAAGCGTAGCGCCATCCATTTTGGCAAATTGAACAGCTCGTCTTAGTGCGGCTTCCGCTTCATTTGATCCATCTACACCAACAAGAATCCGTTTGTAAGCAGACATTTTGTATCACCCTCTCAAAAGTTTTCCCCTTATTTACTTAATACCCATAAATAAAAGAAAGAAGCATGATTAAAGAGAAAATTTTGTGGTACTATGAGGAAAAGGAGGTTTCTTTATAGCAAAATTAAGCTCGTTTTATCCTATTGTAGCTACACCGAAACGTGCTGGCTATAAAGAATATCTACCAAGCGCGGCGCTAGCGGGGTATATTCGTTGTTTTTGGGAAGCGGATGATAGAGATTTCCCGGGAAATAATTTAGTAGTTCCTGATTTATGTGCGGATATTATTTTTACCATTGATAGCGAAACAGGGTTAGTTATGGATGCTATGTTTGTTGGCGTCAGTGATGCACCTTTTGAAGCCAATGATGAAAGTAGTTCTGAGCTTTTTGCCGTGCGATTTTATGCGTGGTCACTGTTTTTATTTGTAGAACAGGATTTGGCTGGTAGTATGAATCGTGTGAATGAGCCGGAAGATATGTTTGCCGGATTTACCCAGTTTTTTCGAGAGGGATTTGCAGAAACGACGACAAACAGGGAAAGAATCGCTTTACTAGAAGGGTTTTTATTACGAAAATTAATGACGCTTGGTAAGCAAATGCACGCTGATTTTCTCAATGGATTAGATCAGTTGCTACAAAATCCAAATCAACTCCAACTAAGCGCGATTTCGGTTCGGCAATTAGAACGACTTTTCCAAAAGCATATGGGACTTGCGCCAAAACAGACTGCGAAACTTATCCGTTTTCAAAAAGTGTTGCAGGATTTGTACGGGAATTCAAATGTATCAGGAGTGGAACTGGCTTATCTCAATGGCTTTTCGGACCAAGCGCATTTAATTAAACAATTTAAACGATATAGTAATCACACCCCAGAAGAAATGAAGCGACTTTTTCTGCAAAATGTCGTAAATATACAATAAAAACCAAAAATGTACTGTTAAACTATCGATATGGAGGTGCTTTAAATGATTAATGAATTTGTTTGTACGAATATTTCTACGGAAGATCCGGCGGCATTGGTCGCTTTCTATCACGAAAAACTGGGAATACCGGTTATGTTTGAAGGATACGACAATTATGACGGTGCGAAACTAGGATTTTCCGAAAATGCTCCCGGAATTATTGTCTGGAATAGTAGCAAATGGGGCAAGTCAAGTGAGTCTAAGGTGGAATTTGTGTTTTCGTGTGATACCAATTTGGATGAGATGTATCAGGAACTTCAAGCAGTGGGAGTGGATACTCCGGAGCCGCGTGTGGCCGAGTGGGGTGGACGCGAACTGAACTTGCTTGATCCAGATGGCAATAAGATTATGATTTTGGAGCCGGAACAATGAGCGAGGAATTTGCTTGGATACGCGAAGAAATAAGCAAGTTGCCGGGAGTCCAATATTCTTTTAAAGAAGAGTGGGGGTCAGAGCGCTACCACGTTTTGGATCAACTAATGGCGATGCGTGGAACGAATAAAGAAGGCGAACCGATTTTAACCTTAAAGTGCGATGCCGAAAAAAGTGAACAACTTCGCGCGGAAAATCCGGCCGTTGTCCCTGGCTATTACATGAATAAACGGGTTTGGATTTCCGTTTTATTAGAAAAAGAACAGGATAAAGACTTGATTCGCGCGTTAATCCACCATGCATACTCAGAAGCGAAGAGCAAGCTGCCAAAATATAAACAAGCGGAACTTTTTGACTAATTTAGTTAAGAAGTTCTTATTTCTGTTATAATGAAATTGATTGTGAAAAAGAAAACAAAAAGGAGATGAAAAGATGGATATTAATATGTTTATCCTATATTTCTTCATTTATTCTGTTCTCGGTTGGGCTTGGGAGGAAGTTTTTTGCTCGATTTCAGAGAAGAAGTTAGTGTATCGTGGTTTTCTTTATGGACCATATTGCCCCATTTACGGGTTTGGGGTAACGGCAGTTTTAATGATGATTTTACCGTTTCAAAACAATTTATGGGCCTTATTTATTTTCTCGATGATTATTTGCACAGTAATTGAATACATAACCGCAACGATTTTGGAAGCATTGTTCCATACAACATGGTGGGATTATCACAACTGGCCCCTTAATGTTAAAGGGCGGATTTGCTTACCGATTTCGATTTTCTGGGGATTTGCTTGTATCATCGTTGTGCGTTTCCTGCACCCAGTTGTAACCGAGTTTGCGGATTGGGTATTAAGCTGGGGAGGTTGGATTGTTCCTGCCCTCATCGTTGTTATTATGCTCATCGATACGATTAAATCCGTCACAAGTATGCTATCATTCCAAAAAGCACTTGCTGAATTTAAT
This genomic stretch from Listeria swaminathanii harbors:
- the rpiB gene encoding ribose 5-phosphate isomerase B, yielding MTVSKVAIASDHGGIELRKSIISYLESVGISYEEFGPEAPESVDYPGLAITVSEKVVNQEVDRGILVCGTGIGMSIAANKVKGIRCALVGDTFSAHATREHNDTNVLALGARVIGPGLAEDIVKIWLNTEYEGGRHANRVGQITAYEDSHA
- a CDS encoding universal stress protein; the protein is MSAYKRILVGVDGSNEAEAALRRAVQFAKMDGATLGIGFVADVRRIAPLIDYEQTYAKKAKAYGEELVEMYKKEAEKAGVAQVETFVHFGTPKTTFNKKITRNFEPDLILVGATGLSATEQFILGSVSEYTAAHAPCDVIIVHAKPWRNRKTVEKL
- a CDS encoding helix-turn-helix domain-containing protein, yielding MAKLSSFYPIVATPKRAGYKEYLPSAALAGYIRCFWEADDRDFPGNNLVVPDLCADIIFTIDSETGLVMDAMFVGVSDAPFEANDESSSELFAVRFYAWSLFLFVEQDLAGSMNRVNEPEDMFAGFTQFFREGFAETTTNRERIALLEGFLLRKLMTLGKQMHADFLNGLDQLLQNPNQLQLSAISVRQLERLFQKHMGLAPKQTAKLIRFQKVLQDLYGNSNVSGVELAYLNGFSDQAHLIKQFKRYSNHTPEEMKRLFLQNVVNIQ
- a CDS encoding VOC family protein — translated: MINEFVCTNISTEDPAALVAFYHEKLGIPVMFEGYDNYDGAKLGFSENAPGIIVWNSSKWGKSSESKVEFVFSCDTNLDEMYQELQAVGVDTPEPRVAEWGGRELNLLDPDGNKIMILEPEQ
- a CDS encoding MmcQ/YjbR family DNA-binding protein — translated: MSEEFAWIREEISKLPGVQYSFKEEWGSERYHVLDQLMAMRGTNKEGEPILTLKCDAEKSEQLRAENPAVVPGYYMNKRVWISVLLEKEQDKDLIRALIHHAYSEAKSKLPKYKQAELFD
- a CDS encoding putative ABC transporter permease, which translates into the protein MDINMFILYFFIYSVLGWAWEEVFCSISEKKLVYRGFLYGPYCPIYGFGVTAVLMMILPFQNNLWALFIFSMIICTVIEYITATILEALFHTTWWDYHNWPLNVKGRICLPISIFWGFACIIVVRFLHPVVTEFADWVLSWGGWIVPALIVVIMLIDTIKSVTSMLSFQKALAEFNEKLNVQAAELKASVKERAKEFEEGLLKKQENVDIKIAEIEAKRKQDKELAASMRKLKFNERRMLKSFPKMKVKRAAPFKNFNKSLLRVDKQKRK